Genomic segment of Vibrio natriegens NBRC 15636 = ATCC 14048 = DSM 759:
GGTAGTGACGGGTGATGTGCCAATGGGCGCGAGTATCGCCGAGGCGCAAGAATCGATCAGGCTCATCATGTTGGTTAACGACGTATCGCTACGCGGGTTGATTCCGGCAGAGTTGGCGAAAGGGTTTGGCTTCTTCCAGTCTAAGCCGTCATCCGCATTTTCTCCTGTCGCGGTGACTCCAGATGAACTCGGTGATGCATGGTACGAAAACAAAGTGCATTTACCGCTGGTTTCGACCTACAACCACAAGCCATTTGGTTGCCCGAATGCAGGGGTGGACATGACATTCGACTTCGCGGATCTCATTGTCCATGCTACTAAAACGCGTCCGCTGTCCGCTGGAGCGATAATCGGCTCTGGTACCGTGTCTAACAAACAAGGCACTGAACATGGCACATCGATTGAAGAAGGTGGCGTCGGTTACTCTTGTATTGCTGAAGTGCGCATGATTGAAACCATACGCGATGGTAAACCGTCGACGAACTTTATGTCGTTTGGTGATGCAATCAAACTTGAGATGTTTGATGCAGATGGCAACAATATCTTCGGTTCGATTGAACAACAAGTTAGTCAGTACTTGAAGCATTAATGCAGGGAAAATGAATGAGCGAACAGATCACGCTTTATGGATATTGGCGATCCTCCGCGGCTTATCGTGTGCGCATTTGTCTGAATCTTAAAGAGATCCAGTATGAATCAAAATCGGTGCACTTGGTGCGTGAGGGAGGAGAGCAACACAGCGAGGAGTATCACAAACTGAATGCCTCTGAGCTGGTGCCGGTGCTGGTGGATGGTGAGCTTCGATTAAACCAGTCGCTGGCTATTATTCAGTATCTCGATGAAAATTATCCGGATGTTGCTGTCATTCCAAAGCGTTCGCCTTTACGATATCAAGCGCTTTCCATGGCACAGGATATTGCCATGGAGATTCACCCTTTGAATAATTTGCGCGTCTTGCAGTATTTGGAAGGGGAGTTGGCGTGTGATGCAGAGCGTAAAGTTGCCTGGATTCATCACTGGATTAACAAAGGGTTTTCTTCATTGGAGGAGAAACTTGCAGCCCATCGAAAAACGTATGGTGATTGTAAGTTCAGCCTGACCGATTCGCCGTCTATCGTTGATATTTGCTTGGTACCGCAAGTGTATAATGCGTTGCGCTTTGGTGTTGATTTGGCCACTTATCCGATAATCAACTCGATTGTTGAAGCCTGTTACCAACTTCCGGCTTTCATTGATGCAATGCCAGAGCATCAACCGGATGCCAACAGTTAGATCTTAGAGCTTAATAGAGGCCTCTGTTAAGCTCATTTCCTACCTTGAATCTCACCATTATTGCAAAATTGAGCCCTTTTGTTGCTCTGGTTAACGTTTCGATTTAGGCTTGAGCAACTTGTTGTTTTCGGCTCGATTTCTCTATGACCAACATTTTTATCATCGTAGTTCTTCTGGTTGTTTTTTTCTTCATTATTCAAAAGTATGTGCTCAAGCATGATGACACCCGAGACTACTCATATCGCTCAAAAGGCGCTTTGTTAAGAGGGCAAGAAGCTGCGTTTTTCAATGCCTTAAGAACCGCTGTTGGCGATCACGCGGTGATATTTAGCAAAGTTAATATGTCCAGCTTGGTTGCGCCGAAGGACATTAAAAACAAAAGGCAGCTTTTTGTAGCGAGTAACCGTATTTCCAGAAGCTATTTTGACTATGTAATTTGTGACCCGCGTACGTTAGAACCGCGAGTGATCTTAGAGTTGGATGATGGAAAGCCTCTTAACAAAGGCAAGGCTGCGCGACAAAAGCTGCTGATTCACGTGTGTAAAACAGCCAATTTACCGTTAATTGGTACATCGATAAAACACAGCTATCAAGTTGGGCGATTACGTCGTTTACTTGCGGCGCACATCGATTTGATTGAGCCGGATAAAGAGGTGCGTTTTTGTAAAAAGTGCAGCAGCCCGATGATAATTAAGACAGCCACCCAAGGTGAATTTAAAGGCCGACGCTTTTTCACATGCAGCCGTCAACCAAACTGTACTTACACCGAGAACTACAACGTGGTGTTTGATGTTCCAAACGAGTAAGAATAGACGATTAGTGATCTAGAAAACGATAAGTAAAATTTATCTTGGCTGAGGCTTTGACTTGTTTGAGTCAAAGCCTTTTTAGTAACTTAGGACCAAGCATTTAGAAGTAATTTGGATATCAGTCCTATACTTTGAAAAG
This window contains:
- a CDS encoding fumarylacetoacetate hydrolase family protein, with translation MKLATKKNGTRDGLLMVVSKDLTRCVPATEVFHPRNLAPTMQVALDNWEVVAPQLEELYIALNNGTVAGFEEFEAHYCESPLPRAYQWADGSAYVNHVELVRKARGAEMPESFWTDPLMYQGGSDAFIGPCDNIEFASDEWGIDFEGEVAVVTGDVPMGASIAEAQESIRLIMLVNDVSLRGLIPAELAKGFGFFQSKPSSAFSPVAVTPDELGDAWYENKVHLPLVSTYNHKPFGCPNAGVDMTFDFADLIVHATKTRPLSAGAIIGSGTVSNKQGTEHGTSIEEGGVGYSCIAEVRMIETIRDGKPSTNFMSFGDAIKLEMFDADGNNIFGSIEQQVSQYLKH
- the maiA gene encoding maleylacetoacetate isomerase; this translates as MSEQITLYGYWRSSAAYRVRICLNLKEIQYESKSVHLVREGGEQHSEEYHKLNASELVPVLVDGELRLNQSLAIIQYLDENYPDVAVIPKRSPLRYQALSMAQDIAMEIHPLNNLRVLQYLEGELACDAERKVAWIHHWINKGFSSLEEKLAAHRKTYGDCKFSLTDSPSIVDICLVPQVYNALRFGVDLATYPIINSIVEACYQLPAFIDAMPEHQPDANS
- a CDS encoding DUF2726 domain-containing protein, yielding MTNIFIIVVLLVVFFFIIQKYVLKHDDTRDYSYRSKGALLRGQEAAFFNALRTAVGDHAVIFSKVNMSSLVAPKDIKNKRQLFVASNRISRSYFDYVICDPRTLEPRVILELDDGKPLNKGKAARQKLLIHVCKTANLPLIGTSIKHSYQVGRLRRLLAAHIDLIEPDKEVRFCKKCSSPMIIKTATQGEFKGRRFFTCSRQPNCTYTENYNVVFDVPNE